DNA sequence from the Romeriopsis navalis LEGE 11480 genome:
GGGGATTGGGTCAATGCCATTACCAGTACGCCTGCCGATTTAATGGGATTGCCGGGTGTGGGGCGAATTGGCGTGGGATTGCCTGCCGATTTGGTGTTATTTAAAGCCCGACATTTTAGTGAACTACTGTCGCGTAGTCAGCACGATCGAATTGTCTTGCGAGATGGCGTCGCGATCGATACGACGCTGCCTGACTATGCTGAGTTGGATGACTTGCTGAGCTGAACAATATCGATTGGCGGGAGCTTTTTGTGGCATCAATCAGTCAAAACTAATGCACAATGACGATTTCTGCTGGTATGTACGGAATTCCACTGGTGCATGCGGTAGATTTAAGTAGCAGCTGACGCATTTTCAACTCGGTGTATCCCTATGTCTTCGATCGATTGGCTAGCCTTTAGTCGGGCGCTTGATAAGATTCAATTTATTGAAAAGCCAAAGCAGGTAAAGCGGCTATCCCAGGATTACTATCACTTCAGTCCCATCTTGCAAGATTTGTTGGCCGATAAGCAGGCCAAGATGATTGTCCAGCCAAAAAGTGAAGCGGAAGTGATTACCGTTGTCGCAGCCTGCGTTCAACAAAATATTCCGTTGACTGTTCGCGGGGCTGGGACCGGCAACTACGGCCAATGTATTCCGCTGGAAGGCGGCATTGTCCTGGATATGTCTTTGATGAATAAAGTGGATTGGTTTGCGCCGGGGGTGGCGTCGGTGCAGCCGGGTGTAAAACTTGTGGACATCGATCGTGTCACCCGACCCAGCGGGTGGGAAATTCGCATGGCCCCTTCGACTTATCGCACCGCAACGATCGGTGGGTTTATTGGCGGTGGTAGCGGCGGGATTGGTTCAGTCACCTATGGTCAGTTGCGTGATCGGGGAAATCTGCGGGCAGTGCGAGTTGTAACCATGGAAGATCAGCCGCAGGTTCTGGAATTGCGAGGCGATGAGGTTTATCAGGTGGCCCATGCCTACGGGACGAATGGCATTATTACCGAACTGGAAATTCCGTTAGCGCCCGCTTATGCCTGGGCCGAAGTGATTGTCACGTTTGATGATTTTATGCAGGCAGCGCGGTTTGGGCAGGCGTTGGGGGATGCCGATGGCTTGATTAAGAAATTAGTGACGGTGTTTGCTGATCCGAT
Encoded proteins:
- a CDS encoding FAD-binding oxidoreductase, translating into MSSIDWLAFSRALDKIQFIEKPKQVKRLSQDYYHFSPILQDLLADKQAKMIVQPKSEAEVITVVAACVQQNIPLTVRGAGTGNYGQCIPLEGGIVLDMSLMNKVDWFAPGVASVQPGVKLVDIDRVTRPSGWEIRMAPSTYRTATIGGFIGGGSGGIGSVTYGQLRDRGNLRAVRVVTMEDQPQVLELRGDEVYQVAHAYGTNGIITELEIPLAPAYAWAEVIVTFDDFMQAARFGQALGDADGLIKKLVTVFADPIPSYFAAFQDVIPSQSHCAFLMVSEESIAPLQELVREFQGSIVYEKSAEEASRGVAIYEYTWNHTTLHARAIDPNITYLQTLFPGDHDLNLVEHMYRHFGDEVMMHLEFMRVGGRATPAALQLLRYSTPERLQAIIQYHESQGAIIFNPHTYLLEDGGMKQVDVAQLRFKEKVDPYGLMNPGKMRAWQERWAEG